A genomic stretch from Anaerolinea thermophila UNI-1 includes:
- a CDS encoding type III pantothenate kinase — translation MLLTIDIGNTNLTLGLFEGDRLGAHWRLATDHERMPDEFGIQILGLLQHGGCSVAQLEGVCLASVVPPLTGRIVEACKAYLGKQPLVVDSTIKTGIQICYDNPMAVGADRIVDAVAVKALYGGPACIVDFGTATTFDAISAEGDYLGGAIAPGIGIAADALTRRTAQLPRINLERPPSVIGKNTVHAMQSGLLFGYVALVEGMIARFRKELGETMKTIATGGLAEIITRETDVIQIVNPWLTLEGLRMLWEMNQE, via the coding sequence ATGCTGCTGACCATTGACATCGGTAATACCAACCTTACCCTGGGGCTTTTCGAGGGAGATCGCCTCGGAGCCCATTGGCGTCTTGCCACCGACCATGAACGCATGCCCGATGAATTCGGCATTCAAATTCTCGGGTTGCTGCAACATGGCGGGTGCTCCGTTGCCCAGTTAGAGGGAGTTTGCCTGGCTTCGGTCGTTCCTCCATTGACAGGGAGAATCGTTGAAGCCTGTAAAGCCTATCTGGGGAAACAACCCCTGGTGGTTGACTCCACTATCAAGACAGGTATTCAAATTTGCTACGACAACCCAATGGCAGTAGGGGCTGATCGCATCGTGGATGCAGTAGCCGTCAAAGCCCTCTACGGTGGTCCCGCCTGTATTGTAGATTTTGGCACCGCCACTACATTCGATGCCATCAGCGCCGAGGGAGACTACCTGGGCGGCGCCATTGCCCCCGGGATTGGCATTGCCGCAGATGCACTCACCCGCCGCACTGCCCAGTTGCCCCGTATTAACCTTGAACGCCCACCTTCGGTGATTGGCAAGAATACCGTTCATGCCATGCAATCCGGGTTATTGTTTGGCTATGTTGCTCTGGTCGAAGGGATGATTGCCCGCTTCCGCAAGGAACTGGGCGAAACCATGAAAACGATTGCCACCGGCGGGCTGGCTGAAATTATTACCCGGGAAACCGATGTCATCCAGATTGTCAACCCCTGGTTGACACTGGAAGGGTTGCGCATGTTGTGGGAGATGAATCAGGAATGA